One window of Mucilaginibacter inviolabilis genomic DNA carries:
- a CDS encoding YdcF family protein: MDFKKYLFLLLTLVAYHSYGQTADQNYKLIGSNIIQTKNYFLLTLFQNNAAVKQLLSNDPELVKLNQTRLDNIKSSLTTCKDPLCFTQVLKFSDGEIKTVSDRLTNLYKTGNALDNLIKQHVIPSGTYQQFNSLSPVQILVSAWEQDAKAVNYTIEVYAEGRKPNYPAIDSISFNVKSRGYLNLVYDASATIWDESKNEKLFFLPSMNYALHCLEINERDDAANDEPMISGINKNAYNRAKTINWAKYKYTMILIPGAGPDIDGVALSAEGMLRCRVAALRYFEGLAPFIMTSGGKVHPYKTKYCEADEMKKYMIEKLHVPENAILVDPHARHTTTNMRNCARIIFRYGMPFSKPCITSTDKSQSYFISNMATRCEKELGYVPYKLGNRLSDTEQEFYPTIESLRIDNDEPLDP, translated from the coding sequence ATGGATTTTAAGAAATACTTATTCCTATTATTAACTTTAGTTGCTTACCACAGCTATGGCCAAACAGCAGACCAAAACTACAAACTGATAGGCAGCAATATTATACAGACCAAAAACTATTTCCTGCTTACTTTATTTCAAAATAATGCAGCGGTAAAACAGCTGCTAAGCAATGATCCCGAACTGGTCAAATTGAATCAAACTCGGTTGGATAATATTAAATCGTCACTTACAACTTGTAAGGATCCATTGTGTTTTACGCAAGTATTAAAGTTTAGTGACGGCGAGATCAAAACCGTTAGTGACCGACTAACCAATTTATATAAAACAGGTAATGCCCTGGACAATTTGATAAAACAACATGTAATACCTTCTGGTACTTACCAGCAATTTAATAGCTTGTCACCGGTTCAAATATTGGTTAGTGCGTGGGAACAGGATGCTAAAGCAGTTAATTATACGATTGAAGTTTATGCTGAAGGACGAAAACCCAACTATCCAGCTATTGACTCTATCAGCTTCAATGTAAAAAGCCGGGGATATCTTAACCTGGTTTATGATGCCTCTGCGACTATATGGGACGAAAGCAAAAACGAAAAGCTGTTTTTTTTACCATCCATGAATTATGCATTACATTGTCTGGAAATAAATGAAAGAGATGATGCCGCCAATGATGAACCAATGATCTCGGGGATCAATAAGAACGCTTATAATCGTGCAAAAACCATCAATTGGGCCAAGTATAAATACACCATGATCCTGATACCCGGAGCAGGTCCGGATATTGATGGTGTGGCCTTAAGTGCCGAAGGGATGTTACGATGCCGGGTAGCTGCATTAAGATACTTTGAAGGATTGGCACCATTTATCATGACATCGGGCGGTAAAGTACATCCGTATAAAACAAAATATTGTGAAGCTGATGAAATGAAAAAGTATATGATCGAAAAACTGCATGTGCCGGAAAACGCCATATTGGTTGACCCTCATGCACGGCACACCACTACCAACATGCGTAATTGTGCCCGTATCATATTCCGTTACGGGATGCCATTTAGCAAGCCATGTATCACCTCAACAGATAAATCACAAAGCTATTTTATATCAAACATGGCTACCC